One part of the Tolypothrix sp. NIES-4075 genome encodes these proteins:
- a CDS encoding sulfotransferase family protein, with amino-acid sequence MKPKQNITAVEQHPLAGSSFISLMKLFLWNGGVDREYLPQALSAATASFMTIPLKIFDNVKFSQKIADIELELPPIFIIGHPRSGTTYFQYLMSRDPNLGYLENWQAMRGSEIFLSSPELAKRWADSNYPRKRISDQVMMYANSPAEEEFPLANACPYSFYTWFYFPKNMRKIFQKFVLFEGVDQRIKNEWKRAYIKILKRITLSAKGKQLILKNPINTARIKILLEMFPDAKFIHLYRNPYSIYASTNTLYKKLVRVLGLQTINEAELEENIIFIYKEMMEKFLVDKNSIPPENLIEIKYEDFIGNEIKYMKQVYAQFNLPSFEQAEAEFKKYIESQANYETNKYTLDEETIKKITEEWRFTIEKWQYDVPEKFATKATPSDGLLA; translated from the coding sequence ATGAAACCTAAACAAAATATTACTGCCGTTGAACAACACCCCCTAGCAGGTAGCTCGTTTATTAGTTTGATGAAATTGTTTCTCTGGAATGGGGGTGTAGATAGAGAATATTTACCCCAAGCGTTATCAGCAGCAACTGCAAGTTTTATGACCATTCCTTTAAAGATTTTTGATAACGTCAAGTTTTCTCAAAAGATTGCAGACATCGAGCTGGAGTTACCACCTATATTCATTATTGGGCATCCCCGCAGTGGAACAACTTATTTCCAATATTTAATGAGTCGAGATCCCAATCTAGGATATCTAGAAAATTGGCAAGCAATGAGGGGATCGGAAATCTTTCTGAGTAGCCCAGAATTAGCTAAACGTTGGGCAGACTCAAACTATCCCAGAAAAAGAATATCCGATCAGGTAATGATGTATGCTAATTCCCCTGCGGAGGAAGAATTCCCTCTAGCAAACGCTTGTCCTTACTCTTTTTATACGTGGTTTTATTTTCCTAAGAATATGAGGAAAATTTTTCAAAAATTCGTATTATTTGAAGGTGTTGATCAACGGATAAAAAATGAATGGAAAAGAGCATATATAAAAATTTTAAAGCGAATCACATTGAGTGCTAAGGGAAAACAACTTATTCTCAAAAATCCCATCAATACAGCCAGGATAAAAATTTTATTGGAAATGTTCCCAGACGCAAAATTCATTCACCTTTACCGAAATCCATACAGTATTTATGCTTCCACAAACACACTGTATAAAAAACTTGTCCGGGTTCTTGGACTTCAAACTATAAATGAAGCGGAACTAGAGGAAAATATAATTTTTATCTATAAAGAAATGATGGAAAAGTTTTTAGTTGATAAAAATTCTATCCCGCCAGAAAACTTGATTGAGATTAAATATGAGGATTTTATTGGCAACGAAATCAAATACATGAAACAGGTATATGCTCAATTCAACCTTCCTAGCTTTGAACAAGCAGAAGCTGAATTCAAAAAATATATTGAATCTCAAGCTAACTATGAAACAAATAAGTACACTTTAGATGAAGAAACGATAAAAAAGATTACTGAAGAATGGAGATTTACAATTGAAAAATGGCAATATGATGTACCAGAAAAGTTTGCTACTAAAGCAACACCTTCAGATGGTCTGCTAGCCTGA
- a CDS encoding glycosyltransferase family 39 protein has translation MNPEKPSTIVKQIPPIWLKILVIFLIGLGIFFRFAHLGQKAIWYDEAFTSLAISGHTVSEVRQEVFNERIIPVAALDKYQHLNPDRGIDDTVRYLITSDPQHPPLYYAMVRLWAQVFGDSPARLRSLSAAIGLLIFQSVYWLCLELFESPIVGWVAIALMAVSPLEIFFAQEARQYGLWMVTILVCSAALLRSIRRETFLNWAIYALTLAVGLYTHLFTALVAMAHGIYVASQQRFRFNKTLANYILGTTVGLFLFLPWIFVLITHISTAQQLTSHFSFYKLDNPFNLIAIFMTHITRIFFDINFSAYKPWRNELFWETSHTYYSVMAGIFSLVLIILVYFSSKERLNRASLFLILLGAVPSLCLLLPDLIAGGIRSTNVRYQMPLYLSIQIALAYVLGVYIFSEKHWKQKVGQCLMVGFLLAGLVSDVSFFKADTWWLQEGSQPLVTTAKYINKFENTLLLSSNDFYNIGNMLTLSHLLNSKINLLTVQRDHLPLLPQEASNIFLNDSTIGKNLIGRFKEDKTYSFRLIDEPVTELWKVEKIQKK, from the coding sequence ATGAACCCAGAAAAACCGTCCACAATAGTTAAGCAAATTCCCCCGATTTGGTTAAAAATATTGGTAATTTTCCTAATCGGGTTAGGCATTTTCTTTCGCTTTGCACATCTAGGACAAAAAGCTATATGGTACGATGAAGCTTTTACATCCTTGGCAATTTCAGGTCATACCGTATCCGAGGTTCGACAGGAAGTCTTTAATGAGCGCATAATTCCTGTTGCTGCCTTGGATAAATATCAACACCTTAATCCAGACCGAGGCATTGATGACACGGTTCGCTATTTAATCACCTCAGACCCGCAGCATCCCCCTTTGTATTATGCGATGGTGAGATTGTGGGCGCAAGTATTTGGAGATTCACCAGCCAGACTGAGGAGTTTATCAGCGGCGATCGGTCTGTTGATATTCCAGAGCGTGTATTGGCTGTGTCTAGAGTTGTTCGAGTCCCCAATTGTGGGATGGGTGGCGATCGCTCTAATGGCTGTTTCTCCCTTAGAGATTTTCTTCGCTCAAGAGGCACGCCAGTACGGTTTGTGGATGGTAACAATTCTAGTATGCAGTGCTGCCTTGTTGCGAAGTATCCGACGGGAAACTTTCTTGAACTGGGCAATATATGCCCTGACCCTAGCTGTGGGATTGTATACCCATTTATTCACTGCTTTAGTAGCAATGGCTCATGGCATTTATGTGGCTTCTCAACAACGCTTTCGCTTTAACAAAACCCTTGCCAATTATATCTTGGGAACTACAGTTGGGTTATTTCTTTTTCTTCCTTGGATATTTGTCCTCATTACTCATATCAGCACAGCCCAACAGCTAACGTCCCATTTTTCATTCTATAAATTAGATAATCCTTTCAATTTAATTGCTATTTTTATGACTCACATCACTCGAATATTTTTTGATATTAACTTTAGTGCGTATAAGCCTTGGAGGAATGAATTATTTTGGGAAACAAGTCATACATATTACAGCGTTATGGCGGGAATATTTTCTCTAGTTTTAATAATATTAGTGTATTTTTCATCTAAAGAAAGATTAAATAGAGCTAGTTTGTTTCTGATTTTGTTAGGAGCGGTTCCATCTCTCTGCTTGCTGCTACCCGACCTGATTGCGGGGGGAATTCGCTCTACTAATGTTCGATATCAAATGCCTTTATACCTCAGCATCCAAATTGCTTTGGCTTATGTTTTAGGTGTCTATATCTTCTCTGAGAAGCACTGGAAGCAAAAAGTTGGGCAATGTTTAATGGTTGGATTTCTGTTGGCTGGACTAGTCTCAGATGTGAGTTTTTTTAAAGCTGATACTTGGTGGCTACAAGAAGGTAGTCAACCTTTGGTAACAACGGCTAAATATATCAATAAATTCGAGAATACTTTATTATTAAGTAGCAACGATTTTTATAATATCGGAAACATGCTAACTTTAAGTCATCTTTTAAATTCAAAAATCAATTTACTAACTGTACAACGTGACCATCTGCCACTCCTCCCCCAAGAAGCCAGCAATATCTTTTTGAATGATAGTACTATTGGCAAAAACTTGATTGGTCGATTTAAAGAGGATAAAACCTATTCATTCAGGTTGATTGACGAGCCAGTAACAGAACTGTGGAAAGTCGAAAAAATTCAGAAAAAATAG
- a CDS encoding MFS transporter codes for MRVVGDRPPVVQLVYSSVENLSDTNRSLLFAGATSLLFWSSFDTLLPTLPQYIADVGGSNQQVGIVMGSLTFGLLLFKPTMGALSDQRGRKLVLGIATSVVAIAPLAYRFVDSIPLLILIRAFHGIAIAGFGTSYAALVADLSPVEKRGQLISSLSMARPIALFIGPALGGFLMSEFGYTTLFFSAGALGLLGLLCVAQIREEKKVSQPKTSPSAFSDYWQLLISPRFRIPFLVFLLGNLVFSSSSIFVALFIRETKVNLNVGWFFATAAIANLAVRLILGRVLDLYGRGLFISCGLVLSGLSLAVLSYAQSTLAFLFAALLEGAAAATWPPMLNTLVADRCSSEERGRAYSAALSGLDLGVVLAGYVMGSVAESLGYRGVYSLCAGIAFLTLIFFITLINKDLSSSLKFAIGRESDFYALEKAKKLKIPKN; via the coding sequence CTGCGTGTTGTAGGCGATCGCCCACCCGTAGTCCAGCTAGTTTACTCTTCTGTAGAAAACCTCTCCGATACTAATCGTTCGCTGCTGTTTGCAGGTGCCACCTCACTGCTGTTTTGGTCAAGTTTCGATACTCTGCTGCCCACATTGCCTCAGTACATTGCAGATGTCGGAGGTAGCAATCAGCAAGTTGGGATAGTGATGGGCAGCTTGACCTTTGGGCTGTTGTTGTTTAAACCCACAATGGGCGCTCTCTCTGACCAGCGCGGTCGCAAGTTGGTATTGGGCATCGCTACCAGTGTAGTGGCGATCGCACCTTTAGCCTATAGGTTTGTAGATTCGATTCCACTGCTGATACTCATCCGAGCTTTCCACGGCATAGCAATTGCTGGCTTCGGCACGAGCTACGCTGCTCTGGTTGCCGATTTGTCTCCAGTAGAAAAGCGGGGTCAATTAATTAGCTCTCTGAGTATGGCAAGACCCATAGCGTTGTTTATAGGTCCTGCTTTAGGTGGCTTTTTGATGAGTGAGTTTGGCTACACAACCTTGTTTTTCAGTGCTGGAGCGTTGGGTTTGCTGGGTCTATTATGTGTTGCCCAAATTCGCGAAGAGAAGAAGGTTTCTCAACCCAAAACTTCTCCATCTGCCTTCAGTGACTATTGGCAGCTATTAATCAGCCCTCGCTTCCGGATACCTTTTCTAGTTTTCCTATTGGGTAATTTAGTTTTTAGTTCGTCAAGTATCTTTGTGGCGTTGTTCATCAGAGAAACTAAAGTCAACCTCAATGTAGGCTGGTTTTTTGCCACGGCAGCCATTGCCAATCTTGCTGTGCGCCTCATTTTAGGTCGAGTCTTGGATCTCTATGGACGGGGACTGTTTATTAGTTGTGGTCTCGTCTTGTCCGGACTGTCCCTTGCGGTCTTATCCTATGCTCAAAGTACACTAGCTTTTTTATTCGCGGCTCTCCTTGAAGGAGCAGCAGCAGCAACTTGGCCACCAATGCTAAATACTTTAGTCGCCGATCGCTGTTCATCCGAAGAACGTGGCAGGGCTTACTCAGCCGCTCTTAGTGGTTTGGACTTGGGAGTTGTCCTAGCTGGATACGTTATGGGTTCTGTTGCCGAGAGCCTAGGTTACCGAGGTGTTTACTCGCTGTGTGCAGGCATAGCCTTCTTAACACTTATCTTTTTTATCACTTTGATTAACAAAGATTTATCTAGCTCACTCAAGTTTGCCATAGGTCGCGAATCGGATTTTTATGCGTTAGAGAAAGCGAAAAAACTTAAAATTCCCAAAAATTAG
- a CDS encoding methyltransferase: protein MNSENKLELSPVQKERTAKMYEVYHRQPYLIELDGIKLNIAKGVFPPEQGCTTKLMAKVLKTYSVNTALDLGCGSGYLALTLRQNKVPNVWAADINPAAVECTKENIKLNSDLAPIEVVHSNLFAQLNQAIQFDLIVFNQPFYYAGGPFNASSDEGYPLNERFLREARNYLKSDGKILMNYSDLGDEINNPKRTAELLGYQVKVKLTEKSESFNNQVYEFS from the coding sequence ATGAATAGCGAAAACAAACTTGAACTTTCGCCAGTTCAAAAAGAAAGAACCGCAAAAATGTATGAAGTGTACCACCGTCAACCGTATTTAATAGAATTAGATGGAATAAAACTTAACATTGCTAAGGGTGTTTTCCCCCCAGAGCAGGGATGCACAACAAAACTAATGGCAAAGGTTCTAAAAACTTACTCGGTCAACACAGCACTGGATCTGGGCTGCGGTAGCGGGTATCTGGCATTGACTCTCCGCCAAAACAAAGTGCCAAATGTTTGGGCAGCAGATATAAATCCAGCAGCAGTTGAGTGTACAAAAGAAAACATTAAGCTCAATTCTGATTTAGCTCCAATTGAGGTAGTTCATAGTAATTTATTTGCACAACTCAATCAAGCAATTCAGTTTGATTTAATAGTTTTCAATCAACCGTTTTACTATGCAGGTGGTCCATTTAACGCCAGTTCAGATGAAGGTTATCCGCTTAACGAAAGATTTCTCAGAGAAGCCAGAAATTACCTCAAATCAGATGGCAAAATTTTGATGAATTATTCGGATTTAGGAGATGAAATTAATAACCCAAAGAGAACGGCAGAGTTACTGGGCTATCAAGTAAAGGTAAAATTGACGGAAAAAAGTGAATCTTTCAATAATCAAGTGTATGAATTTTCCTAA
- a CDS encoding nucleotidyltransferase family protein, whose amino-acid sequence MDSTVKLQKILINSPIAIVLPAIAQLNLSCWWLAGGAVRNTVWRSLFGDDCQLFIKDFDIAFFDALGDRSQELAAKTTLTAQFPDCEFDVKNQASFAIWRSGSTRYNSTEEGIADWLHTATAVGVRLNASGEWQFFTPYGLDDLLNGIIRPTRAHTDNPKAKNKAASFLENCPRLRLA is encoded by the coding sequence ATGGATAGTACAGTTAAGCTGCAAAAGATTCTGATTAACTCTCCGATTGCCATTGTATTACCTGCGATAGCTCAACTGAATCTATCTTGTTGGTGGTTGGCAGGAGGTGCAGTAAGAAATACAGTTTGGCGATCGCTGTTTGGGGATGATTGTCAATTATTCATCAAAGACTTTGATATTGCTTTCTTTGATGCACTTGGCGATCGCTCTCAAGAACTCGCAGCAAAGACAACGCTCACAGCTCAATTTCCTGACTGCGAGTTTGATGTTAAAAATCAAGCCAGTTTTGCTATTTGGCGTTCTGGTTCTACTCGTTACAATAGCACCGAGGAAGGAATTGCAGACTGGCTGCATACCGCAACCGCTGTTGGGGTGAGGCTAAATGCCTCTGGAGAATGGCAATTTTTTACTCCTTATGGTTTGGATGATTTGCTCAATGGCATTATCCGACCCACGAGAGCGCATACTGATAACCCGAAAGCTAAAAATAAAGCGGCTTCGTTTCTAGAAAATTGTCCTCGACTGCGTTTGGCATAA
- a CDS encoding DegT/DnrJ/EryC1/StrS family aminotransferase, whose protein sequence is MVQASVKKTSVKLNQKLAIFGGTPTFGDKIYVGRPNIGDRLHLLNRINDILDRKWLSNNGEYVQEFESRIAKILGVKHCIATCNGTVALQIAAKAANLTGEVIVPSFTFIATAHALQWLGLTPVFCDIDPHTHTIDPQMVEKLITRDTSAILGVHVWGQPCNVEALSAIAHRHNLKLLFDAAHAFYCSYQGRAIGNFGQAEVLSFHATKFLNTFEGGAVVTNDDELANSIRLMVNFGFAAGNDNAICIGTNGKMNEVCAAMGLTGLESLDEFININHRNYKLYQQELEGIPGVRFFSFNESEKNNYQYIVLEIDEKITQISRDRLMQILHAENILARRYFYPGCHQMEPYRSVFPFKEEQLPYTNCLGERILTLPTGTAITFEDISQITRIIRFVLQHGLSINKKLS, encoded by the coding sequence TTGGTACAAGCTTCGGTAAAAAAAACTTCTGTTAAACTCAATCAGAAACTTGCTATTTTCGGAGGCACTCCTACTTTTGGGGATAAAATTTATGTAGGTCGTCCTAATATCGGCGATCGCTTGCACCTGCTAAATCGCATCAACGATATCTTGGACAGAAAGTGGTTATCTAATAATGGGGAATATGTCCAGGAGTTTGAATCTCGCATCGCGAAGATTCTTGGTGTTAAGCACTGCATTGCCACCTGCAATGGCACAGTTGCTTTACAAATTGCCGCTAAAGCTGCTAACCTTACAGGCGAAGTCATAGTGCCATCGTTCACCTTCATTGCCACGGCACATGCTTTGCAATGGCTAGGGCTTACCCCTGTCTTTTGCGATATTGACCCCCATACCCATACAATCGATCCTCAAATGGTCGAGAAGCTGATTACAAGAGACACCAGCGCAATTCTTGGTGTCCACGTTTGGGGGCAGCCCTGCAATGTGGAAGCCTTGAGCGCGATCGCCCACCGTCACAATCTCAAACTTCTCTTTGACGCAGCACACGCTTTTTACTGTTCATACCAAGGACGAGCGATCGGCAATTTTGGTCAGGCAGAAGTTCTCAGCTTTCATGCTACCAAGTTTCTCAATACCTTTGAGGGGGGAGCCGTCGTCACCAATGATGACGAGTTAGCTAACTCGATTCGCCTGATGGTGAATTTTGGCTTTGCAGCAGGCAACGACAATGCCATATGTATAGGCACCAACGGCAAAATGAACGAAGTCTGTGCAGCAATGGGCTTAACCGGGTTGGAAAGCTTAGACGAATTCATAAATATCAACCACCGTAACTACAAACTATACCAACAAGAACTAGAAGGTATCCCCGGAGTTCGTTTTTTTTCGTTCAATGAAAGCGAGAAGAACAACTACCAGTATATAGTTTTGGAGATTGACGAGAAGATTACTCAAATTAGTCGCGATCGCCTAATGCAGATATTACACGCTGAAAACATTCTGGCACGGCGATATTTCTACCCAGGCTGCCACCAAATGGAACCTTACCGCTCGGTGTTTCCCTTTAAAGAAGAGCAGCTTCCTTACACCAATTGTCTAGGAGAGCGAATTTTGACTCTACCTACTGGAACTGCAATAACATTTGAAGACATCAGCCAAATCACAAGAATTATCCGGTTTGTTTTGCAGCATGGGCTATCTATCAACAAAAAACTTTCTTAA
- a CDS encoding radical SAM protein: protein MKLHIKPRRIRFLTTFYCNAKCPYCHNEGQAVPVNSTMNEEFVGKLLDIVPTEEVILSGGEPTLNPHIVEIAKAVKERGIYLSITTNGTLTDRLYMLFPYLDEIKFNVDSLSKEAYEAIKQLPFEATIKNVMAAHNAGIYTKLNTPFISLANAQELINFSDSTGVEIKFIEVLELGGFCDPSLEIIKLESLLKDNGYFLEKGDLKKTWKKGKNTITTMRCLCRAAVMTGDVDDAKELCREQGSLYVTPNGEIKPCIYEEFSIPIYDSVMNGDLKTLQQKFEQFDQSFGIGLCQDIINKNHKFDIEKNEQKAAIRN from the coding sequence GTGAAATTACATATTAAACCGAGACGGATCAGATTTTTAACTACCTTCTACTGTAATGCCAAATGCCCTTACTGCCATAATGAAGGTCAGGCAGTACCAGTTAATAGCACTATGAATGAGGAGTTTGTAGGAAAGTTACTTGATATCGTCCCGACAGAAGAAGTCATTCTAAGTGGTGGAGAACCTACACTAAATCCTCATATTGTCGAAATTGCTAAGGCGGTTAAAGAGAGAGGAATATACTTATCTATAACCACAAATGGTACTCTCACTGACCGTCTATATATGCTATTTCCCTACTTGGATGAGATTAAATTTAATGTGGATTCCTTAAGCAAAGAAGCCTACGAAGCTATTAAGCAATTACCTTTTGAAGCTACCATTAAGAATGTTATGGCAGCCCATAATGCGGGAATATACACAAAATTGAACACTCCATTTATTAGTCTAGCCAATGCTCAAGAACTAATCAATTTTTCCGATTCAACAGGAGTAGAGATTAAGTTTATTGAAGTGTTGGAATTAGGGGGATTTTGCGATCCATCTTTAGAGATAATCAAGCTAGAAAGTCTTTTAAAGGATAATGGTTATTTTTTAGAGAAAGGAGATTTGAAAAAAACTTGGAAAAAGGGTAAGAATACCATTACTACAATGCGGTGTCTTTGTCGGGCAGCAGTGATGACTGGGGATGTTGATGATGCCAAAGAGTTATGTCGAGAACAGGGAAGTTTGTATGTAACTCCAAACGGAGAAATCAAACCCTGTATTTATGAAGAATTCTCTATTCCCATCTATGACTCTGTGATGAATGGAGACTTGAAAACCCTTCAGCAAAAGTTTGAACAATTCGACCAGAGTTTTGGGATCGGGCTGTGTCAAGATATCATCAACAAAAATCATAAATTTGACATTGAAAAAAACGAACAAAAAGCAGCAATTCGTAATTAA
- the cysC gene encoding adenylyl-sulfate kinase: protein MNYSGFTLWFTGLSGAGKTTISKGVALELKARSCSVEVLDGDVVRTHLSQELGFSKKDRDINVRRIGFVASLLSRNQVIAIVAAISPYRDVREEVRYMSENFVEVYIKASLQTCEQRDVKGLYALARAGKIENFTGIDSPYEEPLSPEIICDTQCLNIRESINKVIQALEEYKYIPKIRQVIEKG, encoded by the coding sequence ATGAACTATTCAGGATTTACATTATGGTTTACAGGACTCTCTGGTGCTGGCAAAACCACAATCTCAAAAGGCGTGGCATTGGAATTAAAGGCAAGAAGTTGTTCTGTAGAAGTTTTAGATGGAGATGTAGTCCGAACACACCTTTCACAAGAGTTAGGATTTAGCAAAAAAGACCGAGATATAAACGTTCGTCGCATTGGATTTGTTGCCAGCCTGTTAAGCCGCAATCAAGTTATCGCTATTGTGGCGGCAATTAGTCCTTATAGAGATGTCCGTGAAGAAGTTCGATACATGTCAGAGAACTTTGTTGAAGTATACATTAAAGCATCTTTACAAACCTGTGAACAACGAGATGTCAAAGGGTTATATGCATTGGCTAGAGCCGGAAAAATTGAAAATTTCACAGGTATTGATAGCCCGTATGAAGAACCATTAAGTCCAGAAATCATTTGCGATACTCAATGCTTAAATATTAGAGAAAGTATAAATAAAGTTATACAAGCTTTAGAAGAATACAAATATATTCCGAAGATAAGGCAGGTAATAGAAAAAGGATAA
- a CDS encoding GumC family protein produces MANTSLNQGQLITTSPQSAVDIRQLSAILFRRRFLILGVSGLVMSVAIFLATIAKPKYQSSMQLLVSSNLYEGLQSRNIQGNTDSQFTDPNFQVVDYTAQLRLMLSTKLIQKAVNLLRPEYPDIQVEDILGKKGKQAKPGSLVVAQLEAGTGVNKVPSQVFEITFKDQDPIKAEKVLQALKKVYQDYNIEQQKQRLNKGLSFVNDRLPTIKREVIKSENNLEQFRRKNNLLDPEAQGKIILESLADTQKQLQSTRAQLQDVRARYNNLQRKMAASPQNALISSRLSQSTRYQTLLNEIQKTELALAQERLRYTDNSPAIAKLTQQRSDQVSLLRQEIGRSLGDKAPENPASGKLLLTQGQMGEVDLKLLEELIQVQTASLGLVANEQSLAQSEQQLRSELSRYPTLIAEYNRLLPEVETNRKTLEQLLQAQQSLGMQIAQGGFDWQVLEEPQPGIYIGSGRTLRLAGGAVIGPILGIAIALIWEMSKDAIYSSQELQNLTNLRLLGRVPKLSLPLRKKRFSSLFFHQKGSLTPRYRDKQLSVYTRLPFHESLDMIYQNIQISNPYAFKSLMVTSARSAEGKTTIAQGLAVSAARMHRRVLLIDANMREPHLHNILELSNDWGLSLLLVDETNTPVPDYIQPIHPAIDVLTAGPTPEDTVKLLTSRRMKELIQIFEQTYDLVLIDAPAILGTVDARILATYCHQIVLVGKIGQVTRTELIQATEILGELNVVGIIANEANTAKA; encoded by the coding sequence GTGGCTAATACTAGTCTGAATCAGGGGCAATTAATTACTACTTCCCCACAAAGCGCGGTTGACATCAGACAACTATCGGCAATTTTGTTTCGCCGGCGCTTTCTCATCCTTGGTGTTTCTGGCTTAGTTATGTCCGTTGCCATTTTTCTGGCAACAATTGCTAAACCAAAATACCAAAGCTCTATGCAATTATTGGTAAGTTCCAATTTGTATGAAGGCTTACAATCTAGAAATATTCAAGGAAATACAGATAGCCAATTTACCGACCCAAATTTTCAAGTTGTTGATTATACTGCTCAGTTAAGGCTAATGCTGAGTACTAAGTTAATCCAAAAAGCTGTAAATTTACTGCGTCCGGAATATCCAGATATTCAAGTAGAAGATATTTTAGGTAAGAAAGGTAAACAAGCTAAACCAGGTTCTTTAGTTGTGGCTCAACTAGAAGCCGGGACAGGAGTTAATAAAGTTCCCAGTCAAGTATTTGAAATCACCTTCAAAGACCAAGATCCAATTAAAGCTGAAAAAGTACTGCAAGCATTAAAAAAAGTTTATCAAGATTACAACATAGAGCAACAAAAGCAACGTCTGAATAAAGGACTTTCTTTTGTTAACGATCGCCTACCGACAATTAAACGAGAGGTGATTAAATCTGAGAATAATTTAGAACAGTTTCGGCGCAAAAATAACTTACTCGATCCGGAAGCACAAGGTAAAATTATCCTCGAATCTCTAGCCGATACGCAAAAGCAACTCCAAAGCACTCGCGCCCAGCTGCAAGATGTCCGCGCTCGCTACAATAACTTGCAGCGAAAAATGGCTGCCTCACCGCAAAATGCGCTTATTTCCTCTCGTTTGAGTCAGTCAACTCGCTATCAAACGCTGTTAAACGAGATTCAAAAAACGGAATTAGCTTTAGCTCAAGAACGATTGCGCTATACAGACAACTCGCCGGCGATCGCCAAATTGACGCAGCAACGCTCGGATCAAGTATCATTATTACGACAAGAAATTGGGCGATCGCTCGGAGATAAAGCACCCGAAAACCCTGCCAGCGGAAAATTACTTCTCACGCAAGGGCAGATGGGAGAAGTTGACCTCAAGTTGCTGGAAGAATTAATACAGGTGCAAACAGCTTCCCTTGGATTAGTTGCCAATGAACAAAGTTTAGCTCAGTCAGAACAGCAACTTCGCTCAGAGTTAAGCAGATACCCCACCTTAATTGCAGAGTATAATCGTCTGTTGCCAGAAGTAGAAACTAATCGCAAAACACTTGAACAACTTCTGCAAGCGCAACAGTCTTTAGGAATGCAAATTGCTCAAGGAGGGTTTGATTGGCAAGTCTTGGAAGAACCCCAACCAGGAATTTATATCGGTAGCGGTAGAACATTGCGTTTAGCTGGGGGAGCAGTAATCGGACCTATTTTAGGGATTGCGATCGCCCTGATTTGGGAAATGTCTAAAGATGCAATTTATTCTTCACAAGAATTACAAAATTTAACAAATCTGCGGTTACTTGGCAGAGTCCCGAAATTATCTTTACCGCTCAGGAAAAAGCGGTTTTCAAGCCTATTTTTTCATCAAAAGGGCAGCTTAACTCCCAGGTATCGTGACAAACAACTTAGTGTTTACACTCGGTTGCCCTTTCACGAAAGCCTGGATATGATCTACCAAAACATTCAAATATCAAATCCCTACGCCTTCAAGTCACTGATGGTGACTTCAGCACGAAGCGCAGAAGGTAAGACAACTATAGCGCAGGGGCTGGCGGTGAGTGCGGCAAGAATGCATCGGCGAGTTTTGCTGATTGATGCCAACATGCGCGAACCGCACCTGCACAACATTTTGGAGCTTTCTAACGACTGGGGACTATCTCTGCTATTAGTCGATGAGACAAATACCCCCGTTCCCGATTACATCCAGCCAATTCACCCGGCGATCGATGTTTTGACCGCAGGACCGACACCAGAAGATACAGTGAAATTACTGACTTCTCGGCGGATGAAAGAACTAATCCAAATCTTTGAGCAAACCTATGATTTAGTGTTGATAGATGCCCCAGCAATTTTAGGCACAGTTGATGCCAGGATTTTAGCAACCTACTGTCATCAGATTGTATTGGTAGGAAAAATCGGTCAAGTGACTAGAACTGAATTGATTCAAGCTACAGAGATTTTAGGCGAGTTGAATGTAGTGGGCATCATCGCTAATGAAGCGAATACAGCAAAAGCTTAA